DNA from Candidatus Hydrogenedentota bacterium:
GTGAAACAGCAACCGCTCGCGGCGGCTGTGCGCGCCGCGCCCTTCAAGCGGGATACCGGCCTTCCGCAGCTCGTCCAGGTCGGCTTCAGAATAGACGGCGTTCACCGGCGCGGGCATGGGCACAAGCCCTTCGTTCAAGCCCGCGAAGAAGACATAATCGAAACGCAGGTTGCGCACCGCCGGCGCTTCGCACACCGTAACCGCCGCCGCGGGCGCGGGAAGCGCATACTCCGTCTCGCGCAGTCCGGCGCGCAACTCTTCAACGAAAACCGGCAGCGTGATTTCTGCCTTCGCGCCGGTGTCGGCAAGCCGCGCCAGCAGCCCGGACAGCGCGTCGAACGCGCGCAGTTCCCGTTCCGCCGTCTCCGCATCGGGCAGGTTCTCGAGCGCGGCCGGGACGCCCAACGCGCCCATGGCTTCCTCGAACGCCGCCGCCAGCGCCTCGCGCGCGGCGCGTTGCGGCAGGTCACGCCGCACGCGGTCCAGCAGGCGCACGCGATTCCACAACACGCGCGCGGGTTCTTCCTGCGCCGCAGGCTCTCCGGCGAATGCCCGCTCCCATTCCTCGAATCCGCCAATGATCCCGGCGTCGCGCGCAAGTTTCGGGAACACGCCCGCCACCGCCGCATCGCAGCCAGACAGCGGCGAAGTAACCACTTCGAGCACGGCCCCGCGCTCGAAGCCGTCCCAGGCTTCAAAAAGCTGCAGTACAAACGCGCCGACGGCACTTTCCGCAAGGCTGGGTTGCTCGAGCACGCGCACCGGCACGCCGCATTCCGCGAAGACCGCGCGCACGCACGCCGCCACGTCGCCCAGCCGCCGGTAAATAACCGCCACCTCCGCCGGAGGAACGCCGACCAGAGCAAGGAGCCGCTTCACACGCCGCGCGACCATCTCGATTTCCTGCGTCGGGTCCGCGCAAAGCACGACCGAAAGGTCGCAGTCAAGCCGTTTTAATTCTTCCGCGCGCGGGGGATCGCGCCAGAAGATCTTGCGCGCGGCATAGGCGCGGCGGCCGCGAACCGGAGGCGGTTCGAAATGACGCGGCGTCGCGTTAAAACGCTGCGCGAGCGTCTGGGCCGTGTCCGCCGACAGGGCGTACAGGTCCTGGCGGTCCGGCGCCGGATCGTAATTCACGCCGATGACGAGACGGTCCACGTGTTGCGCCGCTGCTTCGATTAGCCGCATCTGGGAGGGCGTGAAATCGTCAAATCCGTCCAGCGCCAGCACAGCGATGTTCCGCAGGACACGGGGGCCACCGCGGCGGCACACCAGTTCCGCTTCCCAGAAAAGGCCCGGCACGTCGTAGAGCTTGCCCGCTTTCAGCGCTTCTTGATACGCCTTGTATATGACCGAAACCATACGGTCCATCACGTTGGACCGTTTTGCGGTATCCAGGCGCGCCGCGAAGGCGTCCGGCTCGACCGCGCTCTGTTTCAATTGCGTGATGACGCGCAGCACGTGCGCCGCGAAGCCCGGATAAGACGCCGCCTTCTCATAACCCCGCAGGTGTCCCAAGGACGCCAGGCTCTCCACGCACCGCGTCACGACAAGCCGCCATTCAAAATCGTCCAGGGTGCGCACCGGCCCCTGAGGTTTCGGGCGTGAAATCTCCCCTTCGATAACCGCGCGCGCGAAGTCGTTCAATTCAAGCACACACGGCCCCCACGCCCCGGCAAGTCCGTGCTCCAGGATCATCTGCTGAGCATACCGGGCAGCCCCCGCGCGCGTCGGCGCAAGCAGGAGCGCGCGTCCCCAGTTTTCCCGCACAATGCTCCCCACCGCGGCGGGTCTGCCCGATTCCCCGCAGCCGCAAAACAGGTCTATCTGCGCCATTCCAGACTCCCCGATGCTGCCACCTGCCCGTCGTAACGGGTGCTCTGCTTCTTCCCCCATTTTGAAGGATGCCGGCGCGGCCGTACAAGTCGCCGGTTTACAGGCGCGAGGCTGGCCAACGCGCAGCGAGTCACCGAGAGTCTATTTCTCTAGAATACAGGAAAGGCAAAGACGCATTGGCCGGAATTTACTTGACTAAGGAAGCTAATTATGGTAAAAAAGAGCGCTGAACACCGTTCCGTAGCCGTGGCGGCGGCGATGGCGGACGGGGAACGGGGGACGGTTGCGCGATTCGTCGACCGGGGTATTTGAAACGCACCATCTGACAGAAAGGGGGACATGCAATATGGGGATTGTGGTACGCAATGACCTGCATTCTGGCATGACGCTCGCTCAGGACGTACGGGACCATCACGGACGCCTGCTTTTGGGAATGGGAGCCGTTCTCGAAGACAAGCATATCCGCATGTTCAAGCTCCTGGGCATTGCTTCGGTCAAGGTACAGGAACAGGAAACAGACCCGGAGAAAGAGGCGTTCTCGGCTCCGGAGATGCCCAATCCCGTCTCCGCGGATGCGCTTGCGCGTGCACGCGCGCTCGCGTTGAACCTGTTCCACCACAATTTGTTCCTCCGGACACACCCGCTCTTCCCCGTGCTGCTCAGTTACTGCATCCATGAGGCGACCGACCACGCAAAACACGGGAGCGCAGCGGAAGAACCGGTGCTGCTCCGGGACAGCGATGCGGCGCGCCGGTATAGGCGCGCTTGGGCAGACGCGCGGGTGGCGCGTCAGGGCCGCGATGCTCGCGCCGAAATTCCGCGTCGCAGGAAGAGGTTTCGCTTACGCACGTGCTTGCGGGTATACTTATCGCTGTTCGGCCGGTTGCATGAGTTGGGCGCGGCGGCGCAAGTCTGGGAAAAGGAAGAAGCCCCGGCGGCGTGAGCCGGAGATACCGAAGGAGGACGAACGGGTCTTATGTCAACCGCAGATGAGGTCAAGAACCTGCTGGCCGACCACGAGTTTTTCAAGGGGCTTCAAGCCTCGTACTTGGAGCGCCTGGCCTCGCACGTAATCCTCGAGAGCTTTCCGGCGGGCGAGTACGTGTTTCGCGCGGGCAGCCAGGCCACGCACTGTTACCTGATCCGGCAGGGCCAGGTCGCGCTCGAGGTGTTCGAGCCGCACCGGGGCGGCGCTATCGTGCTGCACACGATCGACTGCCACGGCGTCCTCGGCTGTTCATGGCTGGTACCCCCGTATCAATGGCGGTTCGATGCGCGCGCCGTGCAATTGACGCGCGTGCTCGCGATAGACGCCGCGGCGTTCCGCGAAGCCATCGAGTCGGACCACGAGTTCGGCTACGACGTGCTGAAACGCTTCCTCGCCGTGTTTACCGGCCGGCTGTCCGCCGTACTGCTCCAACTCAGCGATATGTACGCCTAGTATGTTGAAAGGGCGGAGAAATGAACTCGGGACAGCAAGCACCTGACAACAAAGTGACGTACCGCGTGCGGTCCATCGTACAGGAGACGCAGGACACGGTCACCCTGGAACTGGTGAGGCCGGACGGCAAACCGGTGCCGGAATACGCGCCGGGCCAATACAACCTGCTCGAGGTGCGCGACGTCGGACCCGCCGCCATGGCCGTCTGCGTCGCCCCGGAAGCGCCGGACGTGCTGCTGCACACGGTGCGCGCGGTGGGCCGCGTGACCGAGGCGCTATGCGCCCTGTCCGTGGGCGAGGAGGTGACGGTGTCGGGGCCGCACGGCGCCGGATGGCCGCTCGGGCCCGCGGAGGAAAACGACGTGGTCATCGTTGCAGGCGGCATCGGCCTCGCGCCGATGCGCCCGCTGCTGTACGCGCTGATCCAGCACCGCGAGCGGTACGGGCACACGACCATCCTGTACGGTGCGCGCACGCCGGAAGACATCCTGTACCGCAAGGAATTGGAGCAGTGGCGCGGCCGGTTCGACATGGAGGTGCTGGTCACGGTTGACCGCGCGTCGCGCAACTGGCACGGGCACGTGGGCGTGTTCACGAACTTGATCCCGCGCGCCCCGTTCGACCCCTACTATACCGTCGCGTACATTGCCGGCCCCGAGGTGATGATGACCTACGCGGTGGAATCGTTGCACCGCCGCGGCGTGCGCAAAGACTGGCAGTTCGTGTACATGCAGCGCGACCTCAAGCGCGGCGTGGGCGCCATGGATGCATGCGACCCGGGCAAGACCGGTCTCACCGGGCCGGTCTTCCGTTACGACGAAGTGGAGCCATTCTTGGCCGCGCGCGAATAGCGCGCAAGCGACTACGACAGCAAGAAGCACATGGTCCGACCGTTTCAAGCCTGTTTTCAGGGCGTGACGGCCCGTCAAGGCGCCGTTGTCCCGGACCGTGTCAAGCGCATCCTCGTAATTGGCGTGGGCCACCCACTGTGCGGCGACGGCAGCGTGGGGCTGCGCGTGGCCCAAGCCGTGCGCGCGCGCTGGCCGGAGGCTGTACGTGTTTTTGAGCACGGCGGCGAGGGTGCGACGCTGCTGCACATGTGGGCGCCTGAGGACGGCGTTTTCCTCTTCAGCGCGTCGGAATCCGGCGCGGCGCCCGGGACCCTCTCCCGCTTCGAGGCGGCGGTAGAAGACGTTCCCCGGCATTTTCTGCATTCCTTCGGCCATCCCTTCGGCATCGCCGAAGCCATCGAGGCTGCACGAAGAACGGGACGTCTGCCCGCCCGGCTCATCGTATACGGGCTCGAGGGCGCCTCTTTCGGGGAGGGCGAGCAACTCTCGGAACCGGCCCGGCGCGGGCTGCAGGAATTGACGTCGCGCGCGCTGGCGGAAGTGCGCAGCCTCGCCGAACGCGCGCTCGCCGAGCGCCTTTCCATGAGAATCCAGAACGGCACATTCGCGAAGTAGACGCCCATGCACGAGCTCAGCATAGTCGAAAACGTTCTCCAACGCGTTCTGACCATCGCGGATGAACACGGCGGCCTGCCCGTCTCGTGCGTGAAGCTGAGCATCGGGGCACTCCAGCAGGTTGATCCGGATTTGCTCGCGTTCGCCTTTCAGGCAGCCGTCGCGGGCACGCTCGCCGAACGCGCCGCCCTGGAATGGCGCGTGACCCCCGCTCGTGTTGCGTGCCCGTCGTGCGGGACGTGCTTCCAACCGGATGACCTGTTCTGGGCGTGCCCCGCCTGTGCGGCGGCCGGCGGGCGCGTCCTGGCCGGGGATGAGTTGGTGCTCGATGCGGTCGAACTGGAAGAGGCGGAACAACCGCGGGAGGAACCGTCGTGGAAATAAGGGTCGTTGAAAAGGTATTGAAGGTCAACGACGAACTCGCGCAGGCCGTGCGCGACCGGCTGCGCCCGCTGGACGTGGCAACAGTCAACATGATCAGCGCGCCGGGCTCGGGCAAGACGTCGCTCATCGAGCGAGCCGTGCAAGCGCTTGAAGGCGCGCGGCGCATCAGCGTGATCGAAGGCGACCCGGATACCACGCTTGACGCGGAGCGCATCGCCGCCGCGGGCGCGCCCGTGGTCCAGATCAACACGGCGGGCGGCTGCCATCTCGAGGCCAATCTCGTGTTGCGCGCCCTCGACCAGCTCGAACTCGCGGCGGGCGGCCTGCTCGTGATTGAAAACGTGGGCAATCTGGTCTGCCCCGTGTCTTTTGACCTCGGCGAAGACCGGCGCGTCGCCGTCGTCAGCGTGACGGAGGGGCACGACAAGCCCGCGAAATACCCGAAGCTGTTTCGCTGCGCCGACCTGGTCGTGCTGAACAAGGTCGATCTGCTGCCGCATGTCGACTTCGACGTTGCCCGTTTCCGCGCATACGTCGAGAAACTGCAGCCGGGCGTGGCCATGATGGAGGTATCCTGCCGCACCGGTGAAGGCATTGATGCCTGGGCCGCGTGGCTGCGCGCGCTCGTTCCGCGCGGCGCGCAGCGATAGCCCCTTCAAGCATGAAAAGGGCCAAAAGGGCCAGCAGGACGAAGCGGCGGGGGAACGCTCAGAGAGTGCCGGGGGGATACACTTCTTTCCAGGCTTTGCCGAGGGTAAGGCCGTGAGCGACGAGCGGGTCACGGTCCAGGCCATTGCGCGCCATGCCGTGGCGGACCCACGTTTCCAGGCGTGTTTCCAGTTCGCGGACCGATTCCGGCTCGCGGTCCGCGATATTGTTCAATTCGTCAGGATCCGCGCGCAGGTCATAGAGTTCGCGCTGCGGCGTGCCGTAGAAATCCGGCTCGCGAGAGAGAATGAACTTCCGCGAATCCGTGCGGATACACCACTTCATCTGCCACGTGCATTCCAGGCTCACTACGGCGTCGCGCGCCGCATCCGCGCGCGCGCCGCGCATCCAGGGCACGAGATTCATGCCTTCCATCTCCGCGGGCGCGTCGATGCCGCAGCAGGAAAGCAGTGTCGGCGCGACGTCGGCGTGTTCGGNNNNNNNNNNNNNNNNNNNNNNNNNNNNNNNNNNNNNNNNNNNNNNNNNNNNNNNNNNNNNNNNNNNNNNNNNNNNNNNNNNNNNNNNNNNNNNNNNNNNACGGCGTCGCGCGCCGCATCCGCGCGCGCGCCGCGCATCCAGGGCACGAGATTCATGCCTTCCATCTCCGCGGGCGCGTCGATGCCGCAGCAGGAAAGCAGTGTCGGCGCGACGTCGGCGTGTTCGGTCATGACCGCAATACGGCGCGGCTCGAATTGCGGGTGCCGGATCAGGAAGGGCACGTGCAGGGTTCCGTCGTAGAGGCCGTGATGGTCGAAGAAAATGCCGTGGCGGTACATCATCTCGCCGTGGTCGCTCAACAGCGCCACGAGCGTATCCCCGGCGAGGTTCAGGCGGTCGAGCGCATCGAGGAATGCGCCGACGCCCTCGTCACAGTAACGGATTTCGCCGTCGTACAGGCCGACGACGTATTCCGCGTCGGTAATGTGGCCGTCGAGGCTGTGGAACCACGTTTCGCGCCACATCTTGCCGAGCGGATGCCGCTCCATGCCTTCCAGCGACCGGTTGCCGGGGTCGCAAGGGTCGCCCGAGTAGAATAGCCTTCGGTACTGCGGGGGCGGCAGGTACGGCGTGTGCGGGTCCCAGTAATGCATCATGAGAAAGAAACGGTCGCGGCGATTATCTTCCAGCCATTGGACCGCGCGGCGGTTGATCTCGCGGTTGTCGCACGTCAGGCTTAGCGTCTGCCGTTGGCTGGGATCGATGTAGAACTCGAAACCGCGCAGGAAACCCATGCGCGTTTGCGCGAGGTTATCGACGGCGCACGTAGTGTAGCCGGCCTTCTGAAACAGCGCCGGCAGCCACGGCAGCGACCGCGGCAGCGGCCGCGGCGCGCCGTGCGCTACCACGCCGTGCGTGATGGCGTATTGCCCGGAAAGCAGCGTGGTGAACGCGGGATGCGTCGGAATCGCGGAAGCATAATGCCGCGAGAAATGCACCGATTGCGCCGCAAGCGCGTCGATATGCGGCGACGTCGAATGGCGATATCCATAGCATCCGAGATGGTCCGCGCGCAGAGTATCGATAACCAGGACAACGACGTTCACGGACAGCCTCCGGCCCAAGGCCGCGGTCGGAAACCGGTTTCCCGGTCGTTTGCGGGGGCGCACCATCGTATCCGATTTCGCAGACCGGGCCAAATCCCAAGACGAAATGCGTTCACGCGTTGCACAACCCGTTTCGAGGCGGCAGCCTGCGCCGGCTGGACCGTGTTCGCGTCAACAGTGTCCGAGCCGGAGGCGGGCACAACTTGAAGGCAATAATGACCGGGCCCTCAATAACCAGGCCCGGCATGTTTGGGAATACTAGGATTTGGCCGGAACGGCGCGCATCATTCGCGGCGCCTGTTCATATTGTTCAGGAATAACGAGCGTGACAATGAGCGGTAGTATTCCAGGATTCTCGATAGCATACAGGCCGCGAACGGCGTTCTCAGGCGCGCCGCGCGCCAGAATGCCCTTGAATCGCCGTTGTCCCCCGTTGAAGTAGTTGTCGGTCGTCTGGAACACGGGCACGTATACCCACCAGTCCTCCGGCGCTGCCGTGCCAGGCACCTGCACGACCTGAGTGAAGTCATTCAACTTTGAATCCGACTGGTAGACAAACTCAAGCGTGAAGGGCTTCGTTCCTGTTTGCACGGGCAAGGCCAGCACACCGGGCTGAACGCGGAACGCCTTCTCTCGCGCGCTTGCGTGTTCAGGCCGCAGGAAGTCGGGCACCGTGAGCATGGGGCCGCCCTCGGACATCACCGGGGCGGTTTCCAGCCGTTGACGTGGCGCGCCGGCGTATGCCGCATAGAGGTCTTTCACCGCGTCTTGCTGCCAGACCAGGACCCCGGCGTAAGCCAATGCAAAGGGGCCCGCAGCCAGCAGCACGGCTAAGCCGGCCCTTCGCGCGGCGGGCCAACGCCAGAACCGCCAGACCGGTTCCTGACCGAACACGGCGCGTCGCAGATCGCCGCGCCAGACGGTGGTCAAGGCCGTGAGGCATGTCTGTGCCAATACCCCGAGGATGAACAGGAAGAAGATTGCGTAAGGGAAGAAGTGGCGCACGTGAAACTGGAGGCTGGCGCTGGCTGCGAGCGCGGCCATCACGAAAGCTCCCGCGAGCGCCCACCGCACGCGCGCAGCAGCCACGAGCAGAAAGGTCAGAAACGCCAAAGGTATTGCACAGGCGGATAACCAGCCCCACTGTTCGAGACGCGCGGCGCGCCGTTCTTTCAGCCACTCGTTATCGCGGTACGTGGGCAGCGGGAACTCATCGATCACGAATGGCGCGTCGCGAAGCAGGATTTCGAGCGATCGAACCGCTCTGCGCGCGATATCGGCGGGAAAAACGGCCGCGAGCGCCTTGATGTAGTGCGCTGCCGCCGCTTCGTATTCGCCGCTCCAATACCGCGCCTCGTGGTCGTATGAAGAATGATAGAGATTGTGCGCGCTAACGCACGTGTGGCCGTGGGCGTCCCGATACAGATGGCCAATTTCGTACGGCGCCGTAAATCCCATGGACGTAACGTAAGGGGCCGAGAAGCCGAGGACGATGTTGTGAGCCGAATTGGCGCCGTCTTGCGCCGCCCGGATGATGGGCGCACTGGAGAGGTAGAAGGCCGCCGCGAGCAGAAAGGCGCTTGCCAGGCGCGGCAACAACGTTCTCTTCCAGTGACCCGCCCAGAAGAAGATCACCACAATGCACGCGACCGGCGCGACGGCAAGCAAGTCGTGGCGGAAACCCATGCCCACGCCGAGGGTGAGCCCCGCGGCCGTCGCGACCAGTAACAAAAGCGGCCAAGCCAGGCTGTGCCGTACCGGCAGGCCGATTAGAAAAAGCGCGCCCAGGATGAAAGGCGCCTTGCTGAAATCCCGGAATTGGGGCAATACATAAAGCATCGCGGGGGACATCATGAAGGCCAATGATAGGAGCACCGCCAGGATGCGGCCCATGCCCAGCCGCAGCACGCCGTATGCACAGGTGCAGGTGATGCCGAAAAAGAGTGTCAACAACCCCGTGGTGGCGCGCCAGTCAATGCCAAAGAAGCCCCACCACCAACCCAGGAGACCCATGGCGTACCGGTGCAGCAGCTCGAACTGCGACGGCGGCAGGGTCTCTATGTCCGCCGGGATCTCTTCCGGCGCCAGCGTGACGCGCTTGTTCGCCAGAAACTCGCGTAATGCGGGCGCTTTGCTGTAGTCCGGGCTGACAAACCCTTTTCCCCCGGCTATCATGACCGCCGGTCCGTAATACTTGAGCAAATAGTCCGAACGTTGGCCGTACGTGCCAAGGTACGTGGATGCGAAGGTCATGGACACGGCTAACACGACGAGGGTCAGCGTTGCATCGCCGGTTATCCCGCGCAGCACCTGCAGGGTCGCCCTGAAGACGCCGGCATTCTGCACAACGGTCCTGGACTCTTCTGGAACGGGGGGCAACACCGAGTCTGCCCCAGTATCCGCGTGCATATCATGTCTCCCTTATATAGCCGCATTGCGAAATGACCCGCGTCTGCTTTCTGCCGTGTACAGTGTCCGCAGAGCAACGCGCACACCTCAAACCGGGGCGGTTCCTCGGCCGCGCCCCAGTCTGCCCCTTCCGAACGGACATCAGGTAACCGCACTCACCAGTCGCGAGTGTCTCATTCCAGCAACCGGCAACTCTGCACCCGGTCCTGTTGTTGCATGTGGCGCCCTGCCCGAATGCCGGTGACCCGGTCACTGTCTTCCCCCGTGACGCCCAGCTGGCACGGGCGGCCACTTGCGCCTCCCTCCTTTATACAGCACGGCTTGCCGCGTCAGCAAAGAGTCGCCTGCATTTCATCGCTGGGTTCCGCCATATGGTCACGGTCCTGATTCCAGCCCCCGTCTCATCAGGCATCCACCGTGTCATGGCCGCGGCTGTCGTCCCCTGCTATAATTACCGGCAAAAACGAAACCTGGTGAACACATGCTCTGGTCTTGTTGTCTTGCCGTCTTACTCGCGCAACCCGTTGATTACATCGAGATCTTCGTGGACCGAGGTCCGGCGCGGCAGGTGTTTCTGACCGCGGCGGAGCGGGAGGCCGTGCGCGCGCGGTCCGAGACGGACCGTGCCGCGCGCTCGACCGCCAAGGCCCTGCTCGCGGAGGCGGATGCTCTCGCGGCGGCGCCGCTCGACATCCCGCACAAGGAAGGGCAGTGGACGCACTGGTACATCTGCCCGGATGACGGCGCTCCGCTCGAATCGCGTTCGCCCACGGAACATGTCTGCAGCTACTGCGGCAAGGCCGTTCGGGGCGAGCGCTACGACCAGGTGTACGTCGCGTTGCGGCATCGCCACTGGACCGAGGCCGTCGAGACACTGGGCTGGGCCTACGCAATCGAGCCCAAGCCCGCTTATGCCGGGCGCGCGCGCGCGATCCTCTTGGAATACGCCTCG
Protein-coding regions in this window:
- the hypB gene encoding hydrogenase nickel incorporation protein HypB, with protein sequence MEIRVVEKVLKVNDELAQAVRDRLRPLDVATVNMISAPGSGKTSLIERAVQALEGARRISVIEGDPDTTLDAERIAAAGAPVVQINTAGGCHLEANLVLRALDQLELAAGGLLVIENVGNLVCPVSFDLGEDRRVAVVSVTEGHDKPAKYPKLFRCADLVVLNKVDLLPHVDFDVARFRAYVEKLQPGVAMMEVSCRTGEGIDAWAAWLRALVPRGAQR
- a CDS encoding hydrogenase maturation nickel metallochaperone HypA; translated protein: MHELSIVENVLQRVLTIADEHGGLPVSCVKLSIGALQQVDPDLLAFAFQAAVAGTLAERAALEWRVTPARVACPSCGTCFQPDDLFWACPACAAAGGRVLAGDELVLDAVELEEAEQPREEPSWK
- a CDS encoding FAD/NAD(P)-binding protein, whose translation is MNSGQQAPDNKVTYRVRSIVQETQDTVTLELVRPDGKPVPEYAPGQYNLLEVRDVGPAAMAVCVAPEAPDVLLHTVRAVGRVTEALCALSVGEEVTVSGPHGAGWPLGPAEENDVVIVAGGIGLAPMRPLLYALIQHRERYGHTTILYGARTPEDILYRKELEQWRGRFDMEVLVTVDRASRNWHGHVGVFTNLIPRAPFDPYYTVAYIAGPEVMMTYAVESLHRRGVRKDWQFVYMQRDLKRGVGAMDACDPGKTGLTGPVFRYDEVEPFLAARE
- a CDS encoding cyclic nucleotide-binding domain-containing protein, yielding MSTADEVKNLLADHEFFKGLQASYLERLASHVILESFPAGEYVFRAGSQATHCYLIRQGQVALEVFEPHRGGAIVLHTIDCHGVLGCSWLVPPYQWRFDARAVQLTRVLAIDAAAFREAIESDHEFGYDVLKRFLAVFTGRLSAVLLQLSDMYA
- a CDS encoding sulfatase; its protein translation is MNVVVLVIDTLRADHLGCYGYRHSTSPHIDALAAQSVHFSRHYASAIPTHPAFTTLLSGQYAITHGVVAHGAPRPLPRSLPWLPALFQKAGYTTCAVDNLAQTRMGFLRGFEFYIDPSQRQTLSLTCDNREINRRAVQWLEDNRRDRFFLMMHYWDPHTPYLPPPQYRRLFYSGDPCDPGNRSLEGMERHPLGKMWRETWFHSLDGHITDAEYVVGLYDGEIRYCDEGVGAFLDALDRLNLAGDTLVALLSDHGEMMYRHGIFFDHHGLYDGTLHVPFLIRHPQFEPRRIAVMTEHADVAPTLLSCCGIDAPAEMEGMNLVPWMRGARADAARDAV
- a CDS encoding exodeoxyribonuclease V subunit gamma; protein product: MAQIDLFCGCGESGRPAAVGSIVRENWGRALLLAPTRAGAARYAQQMILEHGLAGAWGPCVLELNDFARAVIEGEISRPKPQGPVRTLDDFEWRLVVTRCVESLASLGHLRGYEKAASYPGFAAHVLRVITQLKQSAVEPDAFAARLDTAKRSNVMDRMVSVIYKAYQEALKAGKLYDVPGLFWEAELVCRRGGPRVLRNIAVLALDGFDDFTPSQMRLIEAAAQHVDRLVIGVNYDPAPDRQDLYALSADTAQTLAQRFNATPRHFEPPPVRGRRAYAARKIFWRDPPRAEELKRLDCDLSVVLCADPTQEIEMVARRVKRLLALVGVPPAEVAVIYRRLGDVAACVRAVFAECGVPVRVLEQPSLAESAVGAFVLQLFEAWDGFERGAVLEVVTSPLSGCDAAVAGVFPKLARDAGIIGGFEEWERAFAGEPAAQEEPARVLWNRVRLLDRVRRDLPQRAAREALAAAFEEAMGALGVPAALENLPDAETAERELRAFDALSGLLARLADTGAKAEITLPVFVEELRAGLRETEYALPAPAAAVTVCEAPAVRNLRFDYVFFAGLNEGLVPMPAPVNAVYSEADLDELRKAGIPLEGRGAHSRRERLLFHHVLAAARKHLTLSRHVQERGGREAGQSPFLVELLDLFPDKAEVLAPAPRSDTFVPHPEAASSRRDLANCAFARARAWRETLAARFVFEERGAAIEERRQGEDDFGEFDGVLSDPALLRELAGTYGADHCFSVSRIETYLDCPFRFFRDEILRIAEAEEPSAEFDPMTRGSLLHEALRRFHAHYRGRAVASLPEKEARGAMRHIVAQVFGGHTGATPPHVLAVEQRRMEAILDRYITIERGREESEWAPAHLEIPFGGAPRPGSEDIGSERPFTLETAAGPVRFAGRIDRVDENGDEFRIIDYKSGTLPRQKDIQAGRSIQMGIYAQAAERLLLEGRRCAAAWFAQPGKKTRVEALGRAKKGDEAETRRAAVLAAVANAVKGIREGRFPPTASGGCAYCDPGRACRFEAARIERKTGALATTEGEGTDT
- a CDS encoding hydrogenase maturation protease, whose product is MVRPFQACFQGVTARQGAVVPDRVKRILVIGVGHPLCGDGSVGLRVAQAVRARWPEAVRVFEHGGEGATLLHMWAPEDGVFLFSASESGAAPGTLSRFEAAVEDVPRHFLHSFGHPFGIAEAIEAARRTGRLPARLIVYGLEGASFGEGEQLSEPARRGLQELTSRALAEVRSLAERALAERLSMRIQNGTFAK